Within the Arthrobacter sp. UKPF54-2 genome, the region CAACGTGCACGACGCCGTGACCGGCCAGCGCGCCTTCACCCCGTACATCCTCAAGCGGGTCAGGACCGGAAACGGCTGGCTGACCGTCGGCCTCGTCGGCTTTGTCACGCCCGGCTGCGCCCTCTGGGACCGCGACAACGTCCAGGGCAAACTCGACTTCAACGGCATCGTGGAGGAGGCCAAGACTGTCATCCCGGAGATGAAGGCCGCCGGAGCGGACGTCATCATCGTCTCCAGCCACTCGGGCGCGACGCCGGGCTCCTCCTACGGCGACGCCCTGCCGTTCGCAGAAAACGCCTCGACGCAGCTCGCCGAGGAGGTTCCGGGGATCGACGCGATCCTGGTCGGTCACGCGCACCTGGAGATCCCGGAGCGTTTTGTCACCAACAAGACTACGGGGAAGGCGGTGCTGCTGACCGAGCCGCTGAAGTGGGGCATGCGCGTCGCCGTCATCGACCTGCAACTAACCAAGGACAAGGGACAGTGGACCGTCACCTCGGCGCACTCCCACCTGCTGAACGCCAACACCGCCGATCCGGACCCCGCCGTCGTCAGCGCCGTGCAGGCCGGCCACGAGGCCACGGTGAAGTACGTGAACCAGGTGATCGGCACCTCCACCGCGCCGCTGACCACGGCGACCGCCTGCTGGGGCGACTCGGCCGCGATCGATGCGATCAACTATGTCCAGGCCAGCACCATCAAGGCGGAACTGGCCAACGGTCCCGCCGCCGGGCTCCCGGTGCTCTCCATCGCGGCGGCGTTCTCGCGCTCCGTGGACGTCAAGGCCGGCCCGCTGACCATCCGCGACGTCGCCGGGCTGTACATCTTCGACAACACGCTGCTGTCCATCAAGGTCACCGGGGCCCAGGTCAAGGCCTACCTCGAGTGGTCGGCGCAGTACTTCAAGCCGGTGGCCACCACGACGGCCCGCGCGCAGGACGTCACGAACGCCGCCACCACCATCGCGCCGAACGGCACGCCGGACTACAACTACGACGTCGTCTACGGCCTGGACGCGCCGCTGAACTATGAGATCGACCTGGCCCGGCCGGTGGGGGACCGGATCATGAACCTGACGTACGGCGGCTCGCCCGTGCCGGCGGACAAGGAGTTCGCGATGGCGATCAACAACTACCGCCAGAGCGGCGGAGGCAACTTCCCGGGCGTGAAGACGGCTCCGGTGCTCTCGAAC harbors:
- a CDS encoding bifunctional UDP-sugar hydrolase/5'-nucleotidase, translating into MTDPNPSFSRRAMLAAAFVGGSAAAAALSGAPAAQAAPGNAKKQFNLTVLGTTDLHNNVFNWDYFKNVPYADKDGNRIGIAQASSLIKAVRDERGAANTLTIDSGDTIQGTPLAYYFAKVNPISDTVKHPMALAMNAVGYDAVALGNHEFNYGIPMLRTWEKQLDFPLLGANVHDAVTGQRAFTPYILKRVRTGNGWLTVGLVGFVTPGCALWDRDNVQGKLDFNGIVEEAKTVIPEMKAAGADVIIVSSHSGATPGSSYGDALPFAENASTQLAEEVPGIDAILVGHAHLEIPERFVTNKTTGKAVLLTEPLKWGMRVAVIDLQLTKDKGQWTVTSAHSHLLNANTADPDPAVVSAVQAGHEATVKYVNQVIGTSTAPLTTATACWGDSAAIDAINYVQASTIKAELANGPAAGLPVLSIAAAFSRSVDVKAGPLTIRDVAGLYIFDNTLLSIKVTGAQVKAYLEWSAQYFKPVATTTARAQDVTNAATTIAPNGTPDYNYDVVYGLDAPLNYEIDLARPVGDRIMNLTYGGSPVPADKEFAMAINNYRQSGGGNFPGVKTAPVLSNSQQEIRQRIIDYVMARGTLDAAVFSQSNWRLTVNGEPLTVTA